Sequence from the Equus asinus isolate D_3611 breed Donkey chromosome 5, EquAss-T2T_v2, whole genome shotgun sequence genome:
cAAAGATTCTAGTGCTTTATAAAGATTAACCTAGATACAACGGCCTTCAAGTCTATTTAACCTTAAAGGCTAATGTTCTGTTTTAGGAAAATTTCCTTTCCTTAGATTTTAACTATCTGCATTTACAGGAAAACAAATTGGAGAGAACCATATAAGGCTAAAATCAAACTGACTTCAAGAAGAGTAACGGTCTACTGGATTTTGACACAGACCATACCAAGTGACTGTATAAAACAGATACCTTTTCAACTTGAAAGATATAGTTGATGCCACAATATTTTATCCATTTGCCAAACTGTATAGGTATCATCTCCGCCTTTAGAAAAAGGTGATTGACATTTAATACTACAACCATATCACTACCATGACTGTGTCAAATCAGATAAGAGAAAACAGCTTTAGTGCCCAAATGAAAGGAATTCCAGGAATTAAACAAGAGACCCTATCAGGGCAGGCAATGTGAGGGCAGGGCTCACTTGGTTTCTTCAACTTTATGAAGCTTAGACAAAGTCTTGAAATCAAAAACTAATATATCAAGTACTATAGTTCAGATATAGCAAAGTTTTCAGAAACAGAAGAATCTTGTGTTCAGATTTATATCAGATTGCAGATGCTCAAGTGCAGACATGTCCCAATGCAGTGCTTTAACTGGTTAATTGAATGCTTGGCTACCTAAAGAAGGTCTGACTGAATCATCAGTGTCCTTGCCAACCTGCTACTGCATGACTGTGTGGCCAGTTGAACGCctccagctctagggcactggAGAGCTCACCACAAACTTCAGCAGCTTTGGATCACTTAATTTCATTCACGTTTAATCAGATAATTTTAGACCCTCCAAAATGATGCCTAAAAAAAGctatataaaattacaaaaataaaaaacttaggaTGATTTCATTCGAGGGAGGGACAGGGTAGGAAGATGAGGGaaggttcttttatttttcatcactGATTTCACCAGCAAATCTCAAAAACCCAAACCTACATCAAATAATTTAAACAGAAGTGGCATTTTCTTCATATGGAATGCAAAATGCACACATTCACATActtacatatacataaatatatacatatatgtttccTTTACAAAGTTTCAAAGGTTGCATTACCAGCATGCAAACCTCTCTTCCATGGAAATTCCTAATACTGACAAGGAATGTCTAAAATACTTAGAGACATATTTTCAGAAAACTGGACTCTCTTCTTGGCTCTTAGAGAATTTTCCTGCCAAACTTCTACcaatgatcatttaaaaaaatttacaccCACATTGGTAATAcacatttaaaacatattaaCAAAATGGGCAGCTTGGACTTAAGTAAAacgaggaaaaaaaaacaccccacaataAAATCTAAACCCTTAGAAGGTGGAGTTGagctttttatattcttttcagcCACATTATGTTGCATCACTGTTAAAACAGAAGCAGCATATCATCcaagatatttgcaaataatatgtGTCACGTTTCCCAGCTGCTATCTTTAAATGCAATTTGTACTAATCTGAGTTCTAGTTCAAAAGCATCTGGACGATCCTGAGGGTTTGCAGCCAGCATTTCCTTAATCAGTTGTTTCATTCGCCCATTCATAGACTTCTTCTTCACAGGAATGAGAAGTTccattttgggattttccagaagCGCCTCCCCAACAGGCACAATCTCAGTTCCCTGTTTTACGTAACTCCCCAAGagttccttctttgtctctgtgtctatgaatGTGATCCTTTCCAGCATTGCCCAGATGATAATCCCCAGAGCAAAGATGTCAGCTTTGGCTGTGTAATGTCCCTCCCACACTTCAGGAGCCATGTAGAAATCTGTTCCACATGCTGTGGAAAGGAAACACTTGTTTACACTGACAGGTTCTTCTGGGTTCTGCCCAGAGGCTGAACAAACTTTACTTAGACCAAAATCAGCCACTTTCAGTGTAGGTTCCAAGTCACTGGTATCCAACCTGCTTTGAGAAATCAGGATGTTATCAGGTTTAAGATCTCGGT
This genomic interval carries:
- the PDIK1L gene encoding serine/threonine-protein kinase PDIK1L isoform X2, giving the protein MVSSQPKYDLIREVGRGSYGVVYEAVIRKTSARVAVKKIRCHAPENVELALREFWALSSIKSQHPNVIHLEECILQKDGMVQKMSHGSNSSLYLQLVETSLKGEIAFDPRSAYYLWFVMDFCDGGDMNEYLLSRKPNRKTNTSFMLQLSSALAFLHKNQIIHRDLKPDNILISQSRLDTSDLEPTLKVADFGLSKVCSASGQNPEEPVSVNKCFLSTACGTDFYMAPEVWEGHYTAKADIFALGIIIWAMLERITFIDTETKKELLGSYVKQGTEIVPVGEALLENPKMELLIPVKKKSMNGRMKQLIKEMLAANPQDRPDAFELELRLVQIAFKDSSWET